Proteins co-encoded in one Spirosoma endbachense genomic window:
- a CDS encoding mannonate dehydratase, which yields MKNTRRRFIKQSASLAALSVTGQPAEVPAPLDIARDSYSKDGGIQFCLAHFYGMDKRRIELSKQLQVMNAVGGINARALGITDVNPWDYKAIMAVKEAWAKEGLTFRVVEGPPALNEKTKLGLDGRDQEIENFISFIGNLAKAGIDTICYNWMPVISWARTSMDRPSRGGALVSAFDIDSIKDNTLTSYGEFTKETMWKNLTYFLKAVVPAAEKHGVKLALHPDDPPVDAIRGIPRIMTSADAFKRMIEIVPSPSNGITLCQGTFATMGEDIPSVIKYFGKRNKIHFVHFRDVRGDRNHFEETFHDDGKTDMYEAMKTYYEIGFRGPMRPDHVPTMAGDSNEHPGYSNIGALFAIGYMRGLIEAIVKGRRS from the coding sequence GTGAAAAACACGCGTCGTCGTTTCATCAAGCAGAGCGCATCGTTAGCCGCCCTGTCAGTAACCGGGCAGCCTGCCGAAGTGCCCGCGCCGTTGGATATCGCCCGTGATTCCTATAGTAAAGACGGGGGAATTCAGTTCTGTCTGGCTCACTTCTATGGAATGGATAAGCGCCGGATAGAGCTGTCGAAACAGCTTCAGGTGATGAATGCCGTAGGGGGTATCAATGCACGGGCGCTGGGCATAACGGATGTCAATCCCTGGGATTACAAAGCCATTATGGCCGTTAAAGAGGCCTGGGCTAAAGAAGGATTGACCTTTCGGGTAGTCGAAGGCCCGCCCGCCCTCAACGAAAAAACAAAACTGGGTCTGGATGGTCGTGATCAGGAAATCGAAAACTTTATCAGTTTCATCGGGAATCTGGCCAAAGCCGGAATCGACACGATCTGTTATAACTGGATGCCGGTTATCAGTTGGGCCCGAACCAGCATGGATCGACCCAGCCGAGGTGGGGCACTGGTTAGTGCATTCGATATCGACAGCATAAAAGACAATACGCTGACTTCTTATGGCGAATTTACGAAAGAGACCATGTGGAAGAATCTGACCTATTTTCTGAAAGCCGTAGTACCGGCAGCCGAAAAGCATGGCGTTAAGCTGGCGCTGCACCCCGACGATCCTCCAGTGGATGCAATTCGGGGCATACCCCGGATTATGACGTCGGCGGATGCCTTCAAACGAATGATCGAGATTGTGCCAAGTCCCAGCAATGGCATTACACTGTGCCAGGGTACGTTTGCGACAATGGGTGAAGATATTCCGTCCGTGATTAAGTACTTTGGCAAGCGAAATAAAATTCATTTTGTCCATTTTCGCGACGTTCGCGGGGATCGGAATCATTTCGAGGAAACCTTCCACGATGATGGCAAAACCGATATGTACGAAGCCATGAAGACCTATTATGAGATCGGATTTCGTGGACCGATGCGCCCCGATCATGTGCCAACTATGGCCGGAGATAGCAATGAACATCCGGGCTACAGTAACATCGGTGCTTTATTCGCCATCGGTTATATGCGGGGCTTAATTGAAGCCATCGTTAAAGGCCGTCGTTCATGA
- a CDS encoding porin family protein: MKNLLSLFAFILVSLSLSAQQKPAVRKPISPAVRTPATQSNSAKTTTTPQNKPVAATKPAPVYQEQATTAPTPTKPQTLAASRPAPQSTIPSKESHFQIGFRLGGNSSTIGGVDVSELGSGVKLERVTGFHGGVVFNIGGPTFSVQPEILYTQYGVRMAFNADYLQIKYNLVEVPVLLKATFGTSNAQFFVNAGPVATYTLSGTISVREGGQSDSQTMDMTNEGRFSYGASGGAGVSLKAGPGKFLLEGRYSYLFSNSSDETKLTPQNAMVSVGYLIPIGGR, translated from the coding sequence ATGAAGAACCTTCTCTCGCTTTTTGCATTTATCTTAGTATCGCTAAGTTTGTCGGCTCAACAAAAACCCGCTGTACGTAAGCCTATTAGCCCCGCTGTTCGTACGCCAGCGACTCAGTCAAATTCAGCCAAAACAACCACAACGCCCCAGAATAAGCCCGTTGCGGCAACGAAACCCGCTCCGGTCTATCAGGAACAGGCTACGACAGCTCCAACGCCGACTAAACCACAGACGTTGGCAGCCAGCCGTCCGGCACCTCAATCGACGATACCCTCTAAGGAAAGTCATTTCCAGATTGGCTTCCGGCTCGGCGGCAACTCGTCTACAATAGGCGGTGTCGACGTTTCCGAGTTAGGGTCAGGGGTTAAGTTAGAACGGGTAACTGGCTTTCATGGTGGGGTGGTATTCAATATTGGTGGTCCAACGTTCTCGGTTCAACCCGAAATTCTGTATACACAATACGGCGTTCGCATGGCGTTTAACGCCGACTACCTACAGATCAAATACAATCTGGTGGAAGTGCCCGTTCTGCTGAAAGCTACATTTGGTACGTCCAACGCTCAATTTTTTGTAAATGCCGGACCCGTTGCTACCTATACGCTGAGTGGAACGATTTCGGTTCGGGAAGGCGGTCAATCTGATTCGCAGACCATGGATATGACCAACGAAGGGCGGTTTTCCTATGGCGCGTCGGGGGGAGCCGGAGTATCGCTGAAGGCCGGACCGGGTAAGTTTTTGCTTGAAGGCAGATACTCGTATCTATTCTCGAATAGCAGTGATGAGACGAAATTAACGCCCCAGAATGCTATGGTATCAGTGGGCTACCTGATCCCCATTGGCGGCCGCTAA
- a CDS encoding arylsulfatase, with the protein MKKGLFILLFPSMAIVAILISGAFNKKRPEIQLSRATSRPNIIVILADDLGFSDIGCYGSEIHTPNIDYLANNGIRYTQFYNTSRCCPTRASLLTGLYNQQAGIGKMTDAEDEPGYRGHLTENTVTVAEVLKSAGYQTAMTGKWHVSNTNVQKSPQEQLDWLNHQKDYGDFAPIEQYPTSRGFDKYFGNIWGVVDFFDPFSLVSGTKPIKQVPKNYYHTDAISDTTVAYIRSFAKSSAPFFLYVAETAPHWPLMAPPEDIARYKDTYKSGWDAIRKARYQKMSKLGLIDPAQTKLSERWEDELTWENNPDKEWDARAMAVHAAMIDRMDQGIGRMIKALRETGQLDNTLILFLSDNGASPENCTAYGPGFDRPSKTRDGRPIVYDLKKKVLPGSETSYASIGQRWANVANTPYRYWKAESYEGGVHTPLVAFWPKGITAKKGSYSAQVGHVMDFMPTFVELTGSRYPSTFNGYPITPTTGVSLAPSFRGKASAGHEMLFNEHFGARYARLGDWKIVSASRDSSWHLFNLATDKTETQDVTARYPDKVRQLEGLWQQWANTHQVFPKPGKKAR; encoded by the coding sequence ATGAAAAAAGGGCTATTTATCCTGTTATTCCCATCGATGGCCATTGTTGCCATCCTGATTTCTGGCGCATTCAACAAAAAACGCCCGGAGATACAGTTATCCAGGGCAACATCCCGGCCCAACATTATTGTGATACTGGCTGATGACCTGGGTTTTTCGGACATAGGTTGCTATGGAAGCGAAATTCATACGCCGAACATTGATTATCTGGCCAATAATGGGATTCGTTATACGCAGTTTTATAACACTTCCCGTTGCTGTCCTACGCGGGCATCATTGCTGACCGGACTCTATAATCAGCAGGCCGGCATTGGCAAGATGACCGATGCCGAAGATGAACCCGGTTATCGAGGGCACTTGACCGAAAACACCGTTACAGTGGCTGAAGTACTTAAATCAGCAGGCTATCAGACGGCCATGACCGGTAAGTGGCATGTATCCAATACCAACGTGCAGAAATCCCCGCAGGAGCAGTTGGACTGGCTGAATCACCAGAAGGATTACGGCGATTTTGCCCCCATCGAGCAATATCCGACCAGCCGTGGATTCGACAAGTATTTCGGAAATATCTGGGGCGTCGTCGATTTTTTCGATCCGTTTAGCCTGGTGAGCGGTACCAAGCCCATTAAGCAGGTGCCGAAGAATTACTATCATACCGATGCGATCAGTGATACGACAGTGGCATACATCAGGTCCTTTGCAAAGTCATCGGCTCCGTTTTTTTTGTATGTTGCCGAAACCGCTCCGCACTGGCCACTGATGGCTCCGCCCGAGGATATTGCCAGATACAAGGATACCTACAAATCGGGATGGGATGCCATCCGGAAAGCCCGTTATCAGAAAATGAGTAAACTAGGGTTGATTGATCCAGCTCAAACCAAGCTTTCTGAACGTTGGGAGGATGAACTAACCTGGGAAAATAACCCGGATAAAGAATGGGATGCTCGTGCAATGGCCGTTCATGCGGCCATGATCGACCGGATGGATCAGGGAATTGGGCGAATGATCAAAGCCCTTCGCGAAACGGGTCAGCTGGATAATACGCTGATACTTTTCTTATCGGACAATGGAGCGAGTCCTGAAAACTGCACCGCCTACGGTCCCGGTTTCGACCGTCCCAGTAAAACCAGAGATGGCCGCCCGATTGTCTATGACCTGAAAAAGAAGGTATTGCCCGGTTCCGAAACCTCCTACGCATCGATTGGCCAGCGTTGGGCAAATGTAGCCAACACGCCCTACCGTTACTGGAAGGCTGAGTCGTATGAAGGTGGCGTTCATACGCCATTGGTTGCCTTTTGGCCAAAAGGCATTACAGCCAAAAAAGGCAGCTACAGCGCACAAGTGGGCCATGTGATGGACTTTATGCCTACGTTCGTCGAACTGACCGGTTCCAGATACCCGTCGACCTTTAACGGTTATCCGATCACACCAACAACCGGAGTTAGTCTGGCCCCCTCTTTTCGGGGGAAGGCGTCTGCTGGCCACGAAATGCTATTTAACGAGCATTTTGGCGCCCGCTATGCCCGGTTGGGTGACTGGAAGATCGTTTCGGCAAGCCGTGACTCTAGCTGGCACCTGTTCAATCTGGCCACCGACAAAACCGAAACTCAGGATGTGACGGCCCGATATCCCGACAAAGTACGCCAACTGGAAGGCTTGTGGCAGCAGTGGGCCAATACGCATCAGGTATTTCCTAAACCGGGAAAAAAAGCCAGATAG
- a CDS encoding glycoside hydrolase family 2 TIM barrel-domain containing protein: protein MKKLLIVPIFLLLSAAGLHAQNKIWSTEKANEWYRKQGWVRGCNFQPSTAINQLEMFQAATFDSQTIDRELGWAEGLGLNAMRVYLHHVAWTSDKAGFKSRLGQYLQIAQKHGIKTILVFFDDCWNDEYHPGKQPEPKTGIHNSGWVRDPGTMILNHPDSLSVLESYVKDVMNTFKNDDRILLWDLYNEPGNNQYFGKSLPLLKAVYSWARSVDTSQPISAGVWNWGEKFTELNKFQLENSDVITYHNYRYIDNHQNLIKDLRKYNRPLICTEYMARKNGSLFQTIMPMLKKENIGAINWGFVAGKTNTIYAWGTPMPDGKEPELWFHDIFRKDGTPFSEDEVSNIKALTGKK, encoded by the coding sequence ATGAAAAAACTACTGATCGTACCAATTTTCCTGTTGCTTTCCGCGGCCGGGTTACATGCTCAAAACAAAATTTGGTCAACCGAAAAAGCCAATGAATGGTACCGGAAACAAGGGTGGGTGAGGGGCTGTAATTTCCAGCCAAGTACCGCCATTAACCAGTTGGAAATGTTTCAGGCCGCAACGTTCGATTCCCAGACCATCGATCGTGAACTGGGTTGGGCCGAAGGGCTGGGGCTAAATGCGATGCGGGTCTACCTGCACCATGTAGCCTGGACTTCGGACAAAGCCGGGTTTAAAAGTCGGCTCGGTCAATATCTTCAAATTGCCCAAAAACACGGTATCAAAACAATTCTGGTCTTTTTTGACGACTGCTGGAACGATGAATACCATCCCGGCAAACAACCAGAACCTAAAACGGGAATACACAACAGTGGCTGGGTGCGCGACCCCGGAACCATGATTCTGAATCATCCGGATAGCCTTTCGGTACTGGAAAGTTATGTGAAGGACGTGATGAATACCTTTAAAAATGACGACCGGATCCTGCTCTGGGATCTGTATAACGAACCGGGTAACAATCAGTATTTTGGCAAAAGTTTACCACTTCTTAAGGCGGTATATAGCTGGGCTCGTTCGGTTGACACTTCACAACCGATTAGCGCAGGGGTTTGGAACTGGGGTGAAAAGTTTACCGAGTTAAACAAGTTTCAACTGGAAAACTCGGACGTGATTACCTACCACAATTACCGGTATATTGACAATCATCAGAACCTGATCAAAGACCTGCGAAAATACAATCGTCCGTTGATCTGTACGGAATACATGGCTCGCAAAAACGGCAGCCTGTTCCAGACCATTATGCCCATGCTGAAAAAGGAAAACATCGGCGCGATCAACTGGGGGTTTGTCGCCGGGAAAACCAATACGATCTACGCCTGGGGAACGCCCATGCCTGATGGCAAGGAACCTGAATTGTGGTTTCATGATATTTTCAGAAAAGACGGAACGCCCTTCAGTGAAGATGAGGTCAGTAACATAAAAGCGTTAACCGGTAAAAAGTAA
- a CDS encoding RagB/SusD family nutrient uptake outer membrane protein: MKKIVLYIALTCSLFVLSSCEEALEVTPKSEFSPSNVLTSEPGIKSLLFSAYAQQQTQSNSRYVINDSEVCTDMGFNTGGAENGQLITLVNFTWDPSIGTFNDDMWTPNYRTIRDANGVIDNIANVNTTDAIKKLYKAEARVLRAQAYALLYSFFGTVPLRTPANQTGDLARSTDDELKAFIETDITQSIADLPDPGKEEAYGRLNKGNANGILAKFYLNTKQWQKAADAAKAVIDLNYYSLNPSFVNLFRVENEGSSNREMMLALQCRPEDPFGNWYQAGALPPAYKSSPQFPAYVYKSTMSNFATQYRLRTAFTSTFAATDKRLQLICTSYVNNSDQTVDLSTGDNARSFKYWDNSTVGNNSGTDVPVIRYADMLLTRAEAINELNGPTTECFSLINQVRTRAGIAILTAADAPTKEAFRTAIFRERGWEFVSEGKRREDLIRQGTFISLALARGITNAKPERVLFPIPQSEIDANKLCVQNPGY, translated from the coding sequence ATGAAAAAGATAGTCCTCTATATAGCCCTGACCTGCTCCCTGTTTGTGCTTTCTTCCTGCGAAGAAGCACTTGAGGTAACCCCCAAGTCTGAATTTTCGCCGAGCAACGTGCTAACGTCCGAACCAGGTATCAAATCGCTGTTATTCTCGGCTTACGCACAGCAGCAAACGCAATCAAACTCCCGCTACGTCATTAATGATTCGGAAGTATGTACTGATATGGGGTTTAATACGGGGGGCGCCGAGAACGGGCAGCTTATTACACTCGTCAATTTTACCTGGGACCCCTCGATCGGAACCTTCAACGATGATATGTGGACCCCAAATTATCGGACGATTCGTGATGCCAATGGTGTTATCGATAATATCGCGAACGTAAATACCACCGATGCCATTAAAAAACTGTACAAGGCCGAAGCGCGGGTTTTGCGGGCACAGGCCTATGCGCTCCTGTACAGTTTTTTTGGAACGGTTCCCCTCAGAACGCCCGCTAATCAAACCGGTGATCTGGCACGATCGACCGACGATGAGCTCAAAGCCTTTATCGAGACCGACATTACCCAATCCATTGCTGATTTACCCGATCCGGGAAAAGAAGAAGCATATGGGCGATTAAACAAGGGAAATGCGAACGGGATCCTGGCCAAGTTTTATCTGAATACAAAACAGTGGCAAAAAGCGGCCGATGCCGCGAAGGCTGTCATCGACCTGAATTATTACTCCCTGAATCCTAGTTTTGTGAATCTGTTTCGGGTAGAAAATGAAGGCAGTAGCAACCGCGAAATGATGTTAGCCTTGCAATGCCGCCCTGAAGACCCGTTCGGGAACTGGTATCAGGCGGGTGCTTTGCCTCCTGCCTATAAAAGCAGTCCGCAATTCCCTGCTTACGTGTACAAGTCTACCATGTCTAACTTTGCGACTCAGTATCGACTACGTACGGCCTTCACCAGTACGTTTGCTGCAACGGATAAACGGCTGCAACTGATCTGCACCAGTTACGTGAACAACAGTGATCAGACGGTCGATTTGTCGACGGGCGATAATGCCCGCAGTTTTAAATACTGGGACAACAGTACAGTGGGGAATAACAGCGGAACCGATGTACCTGTTATTCGGTATGCCGATATGTTGCTGACACGGGCTGAAGCCATAAACGAGCTGAATGGCCCGACAACGGAGTGTTTTTCATTGATCAATCAGGTTCGAACCCGAGCGGGTATTGCTATTCTGACAGCCGCCGATGCACCGACCAAGGAGGCATTTCGCACGGCAATTTTCAGGGAAAGAGGCTGGGAGTTCGTATCGGAAGGTAAGCGCCGGGAAGATCTGATTCGCCAGGGAACGTTTATTTCACTGGCACTGGCCAGAGGAATAACCAACGCCAAACCAGAACGGGTATTATTCCCAATTCCACAGTCGGAGATTGATGCCAACAAGCTTTGTGTTCAAAATCCTGGCTATTAG
- a CDS encoding SusC/RagA family TonB-linked outer membrane protein gives MCSRLNSTMLLFCALLSGSQPASSQTIAMVGQQARTAPALPAIATLRLADVLSDLKTRYRTDILFEDRTIANLTVPSDVLAGSTSLENALSRLLKPFDLRYKQVKPGIWVVLNRKKSVLDNGRTGGSPRFPEALTTEQDLTDNNQFNLRLPSSTTTSVVTAPEDISISGRVSAADNGRTGGAEPLPGVSVVVKGTNRGTTTDANGRYQLSIPEPASGPGSLTLVFSYVGYVAQEISLLNGNGQPRSEINVQLEETNQSLNEVVVVGYGSVRKSDLTGSVTSLKAQDLTRGTNVNLQQTLIGRSPGVQIYQKSGEPGATMSVQIRGITSITGNNDPLYVVDGLPVNDGTAIGTASAGGTTSNPNNRTPLNSLNPADIESIEILKDASASAIYGSRGANGVVIITTKKGREGKLKVEYNGTYGVQKVAHTQRFMTGDEYTKAINEIIDLGKLSTPKVTGPNANTDWQKLLLRDAPIQSHDLSFSGAGGNTRFYMSAGYFNQDGIMLKSGTRRYNARVNVENGIANKYNIGISLTTSYTRDYYNATGVGLNDNASALYMAQNYDPTAPPYNADGSYYRSPLMAPMDNPLAVINGQYGMGDTYRTFGNLYAEYFLAPSLSAKVRVGVDLNDNQRYFWIDPTTLTGLSYNGYADVRDGKRGYYLAEGTLNYNKSVKDHRISAVVGSTYERYTSSSLTASSRSFALADLTYDALGTGDNTLNGVSSGRQENKLISFLGRVNYAYKGKYLLTGSIRADGSARFGPNKRFGYFPSAALAWRIHDEDFLKNSRSLSELKFRASYGVTGNQPTVNYLYFSTYSAGRNAVFNGNKVSSLQPSRSANPNLQWESAVQADVGIDFGFFNSRLTGSIDYYNRKTSNLLYDIPQPSSTGFGSRTENVGSMRNSGLEFALKGVVLNKKDFRIDAGFNITTLKNQVLSLGNVSQSIGTGPGSIGQVSILKPGESIGSFYGYIVDGVWQTGDDFGQAQTGVRPGDPKYRDLDGNKIINANDRVILGKSLPDFYYGFNSSVSFKGLVLDVFFEGSQGAKMLNSSLVDSYYPVDYRRNKLADPYLNRWTPTNPTNDYPSFLPNDVQGQRQVTNKTVEDASYLRLQAIRLSYKIPVPSNRYISGASLFVNGQNLYTFTKYSGSDPAANALGDNILRIDYNTYPLTRTFTTGLNLQF, from the coding sequence ATGTGTTCACGTTTGAACTCCACTATGCTGCTGTTTTGCGCGTTGTTGAGCGGTTCTCAACCTGCCAGTAGCCAGACAATTGCCATGGTTGGGCAACAGGCCCGCACGGCTCCAGCCCTTCCGGCTATTGCCACACTCCGGCTGGCCGATGTATTGAGCGACCTGAAAACACGTTACCGTACCGATATTCTGTTTGAAGACCGGACCATTGCCAATCTGACCGTTCCATCCGACGTTTTAGCCGGGAGCACAAGCCTGGAAAACGCCCTGAGTCGATTACTAAAACCGTTTGACCTGCGCTACAAACAGGTTAAACCGGGCATTTGGGTCGTTCTGAACCGGAAAAAGTCAGTGTTAGACAACGGCCGAACCGGTGGATCGCCCCGATTTCCGGAAGCGCTAACCACGGAGCAGGATCTTACCGATAATAATCAGTTCAATCTCCGGTTGCCATCGTCTACGACCACGTCGGTGGTGACAGCACCTGAGGATATTTCCATCAGCGGCAGGGTGAGTGCGGCCGACAATGGCCGTACTGGCGGAGCGGAGCCTTTGCCCGGCGTCAGTGTGGTCGTGAAAGGTACAAACCGGGGAACAACCACCGACGCCAATGGCCGCTATCAGTTAAGCATTCCGGAACCGGCGTCAGGGCCGGGCTCGTTAACGCTGGTGTTCTCGTACGTAGGCTACGTTGCCCAGGAAATTAGCCTGCTCAATGGTAACGGCCAGCCACGTTCCGAGATCAATGTCCAGCTAGAGGAAACTAATCAATCTCTGAATGAGGTGGTCGTTGTCGGATATGGTTCTGTACGGAAAAGCGACCTGACCGGATCAGTAACCTCCCTAAAAGCACAGGATTTAACCCGTGGGACCAATGTGAACCTGCAACAAACCCTGATTGGGCGATCGCCGGGCGTACAGATCTATCAGAAAAGCGGTGAGCCCGGTGCAACCATGAGCGTACAGATTAGAGGAATTACATCCATTACGGGTAATAACGATCCTCTATACGTAGTGGATGGGTTACCGGTCAACGATGGGACCGCTATTGGCACGGCGAGCGCTGGCGGCACGACCAGCAATCCGAATAACAGAACACCCCTAAACAGTCTGAATCCTGCTGATATTGAGTCGATTGAAATTTTAAAAGATGCATCGGCTTCGGCGATTTATGGTTCCCGTGGGGCGAATGGAGTGGTGATTATTACGACCAAAAAAGGCAGGGAGGGCAAACTGAAGGTTGAGTACAACGGAACGTACGGCGTTCAGAAGGTTGCCCATACCCAGCGATTTATGACCGGCGATGAATATACAAAAGCCATCAACGAAATCATCGATCTGGGAAAGTTAAGTACGCCCAAAGTAACCGGCCCAAATGCCAATACGGACTGGCAAAAACTCTTGCTCCGGGATGCGCCCATTCAATCGCATGACCTTTCGTTTAGCGGAGCCGGTGGAAACACCCGATTTTATATGTCGGCCGGTTATTTTAATCAGGACGGGATTATGCTCAAGTCGGGTACACGCCGGTATAATGCGCGGGTGAATGTGGAGAATGGCATCGCGAACAAATACAATATCGGCATCAGCCTGACGACATCGTATACCCGCGATTACTACAACGCAACCGGAGTGGGGTTAAACGACAATGCGAGTGCTCTGTATATGGCGCAGAATTATGACCCAACGGCACCACCTTACAACGCCGATGGCTCTTATTATCGTTCGCCGTTGATGGCGCCCATGGATAACCCCCTGGCGGTTATTAATGGACAGTATGGTATGGGCGATACCTATCGTACGTTTGGAAATCTGTATGCCGAATATTTCCTGGCTCCGTCTTTATCGGCTAAAGTACGGGTAGGCGTTGATCTGAACGACAACCAGCGTTATTTCTGGATTGACCCAACGACATTAACCGGTTTGTCCTACAACGGTTATGCCGACGTGCGCGATGGTAAACGCGGCTACTACCTGGCTGAAGGTACGCTGAACTATAATAAATCGGTTAAGGATCACCGGATTAGCGCTGTTGTCGGCTCTACCTATGAGCGCTACACGTCCAGTTCATTAACGGCCAGTTCACGCTCCTTTGCCCTTGCAGACCTTACCTACGATGCCCTGGGCACTGGCGATAATACGCTGAATGGCGTCAGCAGTGGGCGTCAGGAGAATAAACTTATCTCGTTTCTGGGGCGGGTGAACTATGCCTACAAAGGGAAATATCTCCTCACGGGCTCCATCCGCGCCGACGGTTCGGCGCGTTTCGGTCCCAACAAACGGTTCGGTTATTTTCCTTCGGCCGCTCTGGCCTGGCGTATCCATGACGAGGATTTCCTGAAAAACAGCCGGTCGTTGAGCGAATTGAAATTTAGAGCCAGCTATGGCGTGACCGGTAACCAGCCTACCGTCAATTACCTGTATTTTTCGACCTACTCCGCTGGTCGCAATGCCGTATTTAATGGAAACAAAGTTAGCTCCTTACAACCGTCCCGGAGTGCCAATCCCAACCTGCAATGGGAGTCGGCGGTGCAGGCCGATGTGGGTATTGATTTTGGGTTCTTTAACTCCCGCCTGACGGGTAGTATCGACTACTATAATCGGAAAACGTCCAATCTCCTGTATGATATTCCGCAGCCATCGAGTACCGGTTTTGGCAGCCGTACCGAGAATGTAGGCAGTATGCGTAACAGCGGGCTTGAGTTTGCTCTGAAAGGCGTTGTGCTCAACAAGAAAGATTTCAGGATCGATGCGGGTTTTAACATCACTACGTTGAAAAATCAGGTGCTAAGCCTGGGAAATGTGAGCCAGTCCATTGGTACAGGGCCAGGTAGTATTGGCCAGGTCAGCATCCTGAAACCAGGCGAATCCATCGGATCATTCTACGGCTATATTGTTGATGGGGTCTGGCAGACGGGTGACGATTTCGGCCAGGCCCAAACGGGAGTTCGGCCGGGTGACCCGAAATACCGGGATCTGGACGGCAACAAAATTATTAATGCCAATGATCGCGTCATCCTCGGCAAATCGCTCCCCGATTTTTACTACGGCTTCAACTCCAGCGTTTCGTTCAAAGGGCTTGTTCTCGATGTGTTTTTCGAAGGATCGCAGGGAGCTAAAATGCTGAATAGCAGCCTGGTCGATTCGTACTATCCGGTCGATTACCGGCGCAATAAACTCGCTGACCCTTACCTGAACCGCTGGACACCAACGAATCCAACCAATGACTATCCTTCTTTCCTGCCGAATGATGTTCAGGGGCAGAGACAGGTGACCAACAAAACGGTTGAAGATGCTTCTTATCTGCGCCTTCAGGCCATACGATTATCGTATAAAATTCCAGTACCCTCTAACCGATACATCAGCGGTGCATCCCTATTCGTGAACGGGCAGAACCTCTACACCTTCACCAAATACAGTGGTTCCGATCCGGCAGCCAACGCGTTGGGTGACAATATATTACGGATCGATTATAATACCTATCCGCTAACGAGAACCTTTACAACCGGTCTTAATCTGCAATTCTGA
- a CDS encoding FecR family protein: protein MNQAIRKETLFEHFAGRSTALQRTMIADWLQQPANQMQYVAWLDEWEHQNLQYLADEDVALRRLSNKIEVWEQQQHPLSTEEQQVPVRPLPISPRWLVAASVMLCLLAGLYAGRQQLLYQTLETDFGETNQLTLPDGSKVTLNAHSTLRIPRFGFGNKTRAVYLTGEAAFSIKHTPSHQRFVVHTNRGVDVEVLGTEFNVYDRPGGTRVVLSKGAIQLTYSSPAKPVRQLRLKPGDAVSVNTLGQLTQSFTTQPEVSMAWRDHRFVFKSTSVREIADLLRDTYGLRVILKDPELANRTVTGSFQVKNADEFLQVVAELLEINYKQKDDTVTLFE from the coding sequence ATGAATCAGGCTATTAGGAAAGAAACGCTGTTTGAGCACTTTGCCGGTCGCTCAACAGCCCTGCAACGAACGATGATTGCCGACTGGTTACAGCAACCGGCTAACCAGATGCAATACGTAGCCTGGCTCGACGAGTGGGAACACCAGAATCTTCAATACCTGGCCGACGAAGACGTAGCGCTGCGCCGACTCTCGAATAAAATTGAGGTCTGGGAGCAGCAGCAACACCCCCTGAGTACGGAAGAGCAACAGGTGCCTGTTCGCCCGTTACCCATATCCCCACGATGGCTGGTCGCGGCCTCCGTGATGCTTTGCCTGCTGGCCGGACTATATGCGGGTCGACAACAACTGCTTTATCAAACGCTGGAGACGGATTTCGGTGAAACCAATCAATTAACCCTACCTGATGGATCGAAGGTAACGCTGAATGCCCATTCAACTCTTCGTATACCGCGTTTTGGCTTTGGCAATAAAACACGGGCGGTGTACTTAACGGGCGAAGCGGCTTTTTCCATCAAACATACACCTTCCCACCAGCGATTTGTTGTCCACACAAATCGCGGTGTTGATGTTGAGGTATTAGGAACCGAATTTAACGTATATGACCGGCCGGGTGGAACCAGGGTTGTTTTAAGCAAAGGGGCTATCCAGCTTACGTATTCCAGTCCGGCGAAACCCGTTCGCCAGTTGCGTCTAAAGCCGGGTGATGCGGTTAGTGTAAACACGTTGGGTCAATTAACGCAAAGTTTCACCACCCAGCCCGAAGTCAGTATGGCCTGGCGTGACCATCGGTTTGTGTTTAAAAGTACATCCGTTCGGGAGATCGCTGACCTTCTTCGCGATACCTATGGCCTGCGTGTGATTCTTAAAGACCCGGAATTAGCCAATCGTACGGTTACTGGTTCGTTTCAGGTCAAAAATGCTGATGAGTTTCTACAGGTGGTGGCCGAATTGCTGGAAATCAACTATAAGCAGAAAGACGATACCGTCACTCTTTTCGAATAA